Genomic window (Streptomyces yatensis):
CGCTCGGCCGCCTTCCCCCCGGCCAACTGCCGCACCCAGGCCCCTATCCCCCGCCGCCGCGCCTGCGCCCCCGGCGCATCCAGCGCATAGGCCCCGGCATGCGTACGATCGCCTGCCCCACGCCGCCCGGGGCCGCCGGCCCCGGAGCCCCCGGCTTCCGGCCGCCCGGCGTCGGCCGATCGGTCGCCCGGGCCGCGTCCGCCGCGCTGTCCGCTGTCGGCTGGAGCCCCGCCCCGGCCCGCGTGGCCGGGGTCGGCTGAGCTGTGGCCGCCGCGCCGTCCAGCGCCCGGCTGGCCGCCGGGGTAGGGGCCGCGCTGTCCGGAAGCGGCTGATGGGCCGTCGTACGGCGCTCCCTGGTGGCCCGCGTCGGCGGGCTGTCCGCCGGTGGCGGAGGGTCCCTGGCCGTACGGCTGCCCGCCGCGCCGGGCGGCGCCGTAACCCGCGCCCGGACCCGGCTGCCGCTCGGAGTCGGCGTCGCCGCCGTGGTGGCGGCTGTGGTCTGCGTCCGCGCCGCCGTACGGCGAGCCGCCGGGGCTCGCGTCGGCGGGCTGGTTGCCGGCGGACCAGGGCCGCTGGGGGCGTCGGCCGCGTCCGTCCGTGTCGCCGCGCCCTTGGCCGTACGGCTGCCCGCCGCCCGGGGTGGCGCCGTAACCCGCGTCGCGGCCCGCGCCCGCGCCGCCGTACGGCGAGTCGTCGGGGTACCCGTCGCGAGGGGGCGGGCCGTGGCCTGTGCGGCCGGGGTCGGCCGAGCGGTCGGCCGGGCCCTGCCCGCCGCGCGACCCCGGCTGGCCGCCGGGGTACGCACGCTCGGGGGCTTCGCCGCGCCCTCGACCGTGCGGCTGCCCGCCGCTGCCGCCCGTGCCGGGCCGGTCCTGGGCGGGCCGCTCGGGCTGGCCCGCGGGGCCGTGTCCGGCGGCTCCCGGCCGGGGGACGCGCTCGCCGCGTCGGGTGGGGGTGGTGGACGGGTCGTCGTACGGCTGGTCGCCAAGGGCTGTGGGCCCCTGCTGGCCCCGCCCGCGTCCGCCCGTTTCGCCGTGTTCTTCGCCACGTGGCCGCTCACCGCGCCGACCGGCGCCCGCGGCGCCGTGAGGGGATCCGCCCGGGCTCACCGAGCCGTCCCCGGTCGGCCGGCGGTCAGCACGCCTGTCCTGGTCATCGTGTCCGGACCCGTGACCGCCCGTGCCGCCGCGTCTCCCAGCGGCGGCCCCCTCGCCGGGGTGCCATCCGTCGTCCCGGTGGCCATGGGCGTCCGTCGCGCCCCGGGCCCCGGCCCCCGCTCCGCGCGCTCCGGTGGCTGCCGTGCCCGGACCCCAGCCATCGTCGTCCCGGTGGCCCTGGCCGCCCGCTCCGCGCGCTCCGGTGGCTGCCGTGCCGGGGCGACCTGAGCCGTCGTCCTGGTGGTCGTGGCGGCCCGTCCCGCCCCGGGCCCCGGCGCCCGCGTCGCGTGCTCCGGCGGCGCCCGTGCCGGGGCGACTCCAGCCGTCGTCGCCCCGGTGGCCCTGGCCGCCCGCTCCGCCCGGGGCCCCGGTGCCTGCGCCGCGGCCCGGGGCCCCCGCGCTCGCGCCGCGCGCTCCGGCGGCGCCCCTGCCGCGATCTCCGGCGGCGCCCGGGCCCGGGCTCCAGCTCTCCTCGCCCCCGCGGGGGTCGCGCGCCCCGGAGGCCGAGTGAGGCTCGTCACCGGGCTGGGTGACTCGGGTCCAGCCGGTGCCCGGGTGGTGGGGCGGGGGTGTCCAGGTGCCCTCGGTGGAGTGGGTGGGGGCGGACTGGGGGGCGCCGGTCCAGGGGCCCTCGGCGTGGGTGGGGTGGTCACCGGCGGGTGTGACGCGGAGGTGGCCCTCGCCGTCCGCGTGGACCGGAAGGCGCGCGGGGGCCGACGGGAGCGCGGAATCCGCGGAGGGGACGCGCAGCCGCAGGGCGGACTCGCCGATCCGCAGCAGCGCCCCCGGCTCCAGCGGCACCGGATGGGTGCCCACGGGGACGCCGTCGGCCGCGGTGCCGTTCGTCGAGCCGAGGTCGGCGATGGTCACGCGGCCGTCCTCGGCGACCGTGACCGCGCAGTGCAGCCGGGAGACGTCGGGGTCGTCCAGCGGGACGTCCGCGTCGGCGGAGCGGCCGATGCGGACCTGGCCGCCGTGGAGCAGATGGACGCCGCCCGCGTCGGGCCCCGCGACCACGTCCAGATGGACCGTGGCGTCGGCCACGGCGGTCTCGGGGAGGCCGGGATAGCCGGGGTAGTGGCCGGAGTCGGGGTCGGCCGGGGTGTGCAGGGAGAGCACCGCGCCGTCCACCAGCGGCGGCTCGCCCAGCGCACAGCGCTGCGGGTCCAGCCGCTCACCGCCCGCGTACAGCACCACCGCGCCGCCGCCACCGCTGCCGCCCCCCGCCTCGTACCCGGCCGCGGCGACCGCGTCGGCGAGCCCACTGGCCACCGAGGCGAGGGCCGTGCCGACCGGGGCGGTGACCAGGACGTCCACCGCGCCCATGAGGGCATGCGGCGCGGACGCGGGCGCAGGATGGTGGCCGGAACGGCCCGGGTGGGCGCTGCGCGGCCCGAGGACGGTCAGCCGAATCTGCATCGCCGTCAACGGTCCCTTCTGTCCGGGGGGCCGGGCAGGGGTGCCGACCCCCACCACCGCCCCCAGGCCCTTCGGCACGTACAGGTCCGTACGGGGTCGTACGGGTCACGGAGCGTGAGCCCCCAACCGCTCGGCGCTTCGTGCTGCCTGCATCCTCGCACCTGCCACCGACACTTCGCCCGCCGCCCGGCGCCACATGATCTTGATTGGTCGGCTAGTCGGCCGAAACTGGCTGATTGCGACCGGAACGGCCGCCCTTGAGACGCCCGCGGGTGCCGGTTCGAGCGGCGATCGAGCGGCCCGGACCAACACTGGCAACCATCTGTCCGGATCACACGTCTTCCCCCGCGCCGGGCCCTGGTGTGGTGATCGGATAGGGCTCACCGTGCGTCGCCATTACAGTGGTGCGGACGAGCACCACAAGCAGACCGTCAAGCAGGGCAGCGAACAAGGCAGCAAGCAGAGCAGTCCAGCAGAGCAGCAAGCAGACCATCGCAGACCACCGATGTAAGACCACGATCAGGGAGCGCATGACGTGCGGCCGGTAGGCAGCAAATACCTGCTCGAGGAGCCGCTCGGGCGCGGAGCCACGGGCACCGTATGGCGGGCCAGCCAGCGGGAGGCGGCGGGGGCCGAGGCCGCCGTGGCCGGGCAGCCCGGCGAGACCGTCGCGATCAAGGTCCTCAAGGAGGAGCTCGCGAACGACGCGGACATCGTCATGCGCTTTCTCCGCGAGCGCTCGGTGCTGCTGCGGCTCACCCACCCCAATATCGTCCGCACCCGTGACCTGGTGGTCGAGGGTGATCTGCTGGCCCTGGTCATGGACCTGATCGACGGCCCGGACCTGCACAAGTACCTGCGCAGCAACGGCCCGTTCACCCCCGTCGCCGCATCCCTGCTCACCGCCCAGATCGCGGACGCGCTCGCCGCCAGCCACGCCGACGGCGTCGTGCACCGCGACCTCAAGCCCGCCAACGTGCTGCTCGCGGGCACCGGTGAGGGCCAGGAGATGCACCCGATGCTGACCGACTTCGGCATCGCGCGCCTGGCCGACTCACCCGGCCTCACCCGCACCCAGGAGTTCGTCGGCACCCCCGCCTATGTGGCGCCGGAGTCCGCCGAGGGGCGTCCGCAGACCTCCGCGGTGGACATCTACGGCGCGGGCATCATGCTGTACGAGCTGGTCACCGGCCGTCCGCCGTTCGCCGGCAACACCGCCCTCGAGGTCCTCCACCGCCACCTCAGCGAGGAGCCGCGCCGCCCCTCGACCGTGCCCGAGCCGCTGTGGACCGTCATAGAGCGCTGTCTGCGCAAGCGGCCCGAGGAGCGCCCCAGCGCCGAGAACCTGGCCCAGGCGCTGCGCGTGGTCGCCGCCGGTGTCGGGGTGCACGCCTCCGCCGCGCAGGCCGAGGCGGCGCTCGGCGTCGCCGCGCTGCTCGCCCCGGACCCGGCGCCCGCGCCGGTCCCGGACACCGGGCCCGGGGACTCGGCCGACCCGACCCAGGTGCTCCCCAACGCACCGGGGGGCACCCCCTCGTACGACCCTGCCGCGGCCACCAATGTGATGCCGACCACCGGGGCGAACGCCGGGGGCAACGCCGACCCCACCCAGGTGCTGCCGAGCGGCTCCGGCCCGGCCGGAGGCGCCGATCCGACGCGCGCCATGCCGCCCGTGCCGCCGGGCCAGGACGATCCGCACCCCTGGCAGAACCAGCTGCGCGCGGCCCGCGACCGCAATGAGCAGACCCAGGTCCAGTACCTCGACCCGAGCCAGGACCCGCTGCGCCGCCGCCCGCACCGCCCGGCGCCCCAGCAGCAGTATCAGCAGCAGCAATACCAGCAGCCGCAGCAGTATCAGCAGCCCCAGCAGCCGCCGCAGCGCCAGCGGGGCCGCCAGCAGCCGCCGCCGTACGCCCAGCAGCAGCCGCAGCAGTACGCCCCGGCGCCGCACCACCCCCAGCAGCCCCAGCCGCAGCGCTACGCCCCGCCGCCGCAGCAGCCGGAGCCGCGCCGGGAGCCCCGGCAGCGCGGCTCCAGCCCCAACCGGATGAAGATCCCGGGCCTGGGGTGCCTCAAGGGCTGTCTGTTCGTGATCGTGGTCCTGATCATCGGCTCCTGGCTGGTCTGGGAGCTGACCCCGCTCAAGGACTGGATCGCCGAGGGGCAGAGCTACTGGGACGCGGTCACCGGCTGGGCCAAGGACGTCCAGAAGTGGATCGAGGACCTGGGCGGCCCCAGCAGCTGATCCGTCGGCGTCACCCATCGCCGTTTCCGGCCCGACTCTCCGGCCGGATCCTCGCCTCCCCACCTCCGACTCCGGTGATTTGTCGACATCCGAAGGGTGTTTTCCGCCGCAGAAGTGACAGTTGGCGTTGTCTGGTGCACCCAACGCGCCAGTAGCCGCGTAGCTTTGTCGCCAACGTGCCCCCCTTGTCGGAGGATTCGGAG
Coding sequences:
- a CDS encoding FtsK/SpoIIIE domain-containing protein — its product is MQIRLTVLGPRSAHPGRSGHHPAPASAPHALMGAVDVLVTAPVGTALASVASGLADAVAAAGYEAGGGSGGGGAVVLYAGGERLDPQRCALGEPPLVDGAVLSLHTPADPDSGHYPGYPGLPETAVADATVHLDVVAGPDAGGVHLLHGGQVRIGRSADADVPLDDPDVSRLHCAVTVAEDGRVTIADLGSTNGTAADGVPVGTHPVPLEPGALLRIGESALRLRVPSADSALPSAPARLPVHADGEGHLRVTPAGDHPTHAEGPWTGAPQSAPTHSTEGTWTPPPHHPGTGWTRVTQPGDEPHSASGARDPRGGEESWSPGPGAAGDRGRGAAGARGASAGAPGRGAGTGAPGGAGGQGHRGDDGWSRPGTGAAGARDAGAGARGGTGRHDHQDDGSGRPGTAATGARGAGGQGHRDDDGWGPGTAATGARGAGAGARGATDAHGHRDDGWHPGEGAAAGRRGGTGGHGSGHDDQDRRADRRPTGDGSVSPGGSPHGAAGAGRRGERPRGEEHGETGGRGRGQQGPTALGDQPYDDPSTTPTRRGERVPRPGAAGHGPAGQPERPAQDRPGTGGSGGQPHGRGRGEAPERAYPGGQPGSRGGQGPADRSADPGRTGHGPPPRDGYPDDSPYGGAGAGRDAGYGATPGGGQPYGQGRGDTDGRGRRPQRPWSAGNQPADASPGGSPYGGADADHSRHHGGDADSERQPGPGAGYGAARRGGQPYGQGPSATGGQPADAGHQGAPYDGPSAASGQRGPYPGGQPGAGRRGGHSSADPGHAGRGGAPADSGQRGGRGPGDRSADAGRPEAGGSGAGGPGRRGAGDRTHAGAYALDAPGAQARRRGIGAWVRQLAGGKAAERVGARQDGGGRGAAERAAAEAELLQRRWPDPATVLMTALGPGSRLWERTQGHPDALTVRLGSADQLAADGGLLVAAPVTVDLRRCGSLGLAGPRARVAGLARSVVAQLAALHSPAALEIVLISGEERLAEWSWLGWLPQLQPMRGQDCRLLLAYDGEQATARTDELTRRLEDGPLGPGWASASPAAAAAAAARHVGPRTVVVVDGAPGPAALHNTLARLAVSGSAAGIHLLCLTEAPAASPVSPLPMSYEAACAASPAFAASGVAAVLSGDVATGLQIVHGDREGDGDGATSGIAGVTGVSGITGATGATTTVTVDAVSAAWAERFARALAPLRPAASAQGGAFGGSDGPPTVPLPDSARLLDELGLARATPASLLARWAAAADEAPAGGRALAVLGAGPRGALAVDLAADGPHALIDGTAGTGKTELLRSFAASLAAAERPDRLELILVDGAGAGAGEGLRVCTDLPHVSTHLAATDPVRMREFAQALSSELKRRAELLDRLDFTAWHASPRHGDGEGDGRSDGTADPSNTAGSPGAGSARVVSPRPPGDIDPPPSDTLHTLNLRAQRTASAAAAAAAATTRSRPFLPRLVVLVDDFDALVAPALGSPGRPAAGSVVRALEAIARDGARLGVHLVVASGRPDRTADTVAVERAGLRIVLDPRPLDPAHPAHHGEAERPDTAPAASPRSVTSTPAAAAAPGGDPAPGRGRLFRPEDAGGTPFQAGRVTGRIPRTATQRPTVVPLEWRRMGDPPARRPLRELGNGPTDLALLASALQRAAQSADAPTAPALI
- a CDS encoding serine/threonine-protein kinase — its product is MRPVGSKYLLEEPLGRGATGTVWRASQREAAGAEAAVAGQPGETVAIKVLKEELANDADIVMRFLRERSVLLRLTHPNIVRTRDLVVEGDLLALVMDLIDGPDLHKYLRSNGPFTPVAASLLTAQIADALAASHADGVVHRDLKPANVLLAGTGEGQEMHPMLTDFGIARLADSPGLTRTQEFVGTPAYVAPESAEGRPQTSAVDIYGAGIMLYELVTGRPPFAGNTALEVLHRHLSEEPRRPSTVPEPLWTVIERCLRKRPEERPSAENLAQALRVVAAGVGVHASAAQAEAALGVAALLAPDPAPAPVPDTGPGDSADPTQVLPNAPGGTPSYDPAAATNVMPTTGANAGGNADPTQVLPSGSGPAGGADPTRAMPPVPPGQDDPHPWQNQLRAARDRNEQTQVQYLDPSQDPLRRRPHRPAPQQQYQQQQYQQPQQYQQPQQPPQRQRGRQQPPPYAQQQPQQYAPAPHHPQQPQPQRYAPPPQQPEPRREPRQRGSSPNRMKIPGLGCLKGCLFVIVVLIIGSWLVWELTPLKDWIAEGQSYWDAVTGWAKDVQKWIEDLGGPSS